One genomic segment of Ancylobacter sp. IITR112 includes these proteins:
- the rplI gene encoding 50S ribosomal protein L9, with the protein MEVILLERVAKLGQMGEVVRVRDGYARNFLLPSGKALRATKDNKSRFDSMKAQLEARNLELKSEAAKVGESMKGTEVVLVRQAGETGHLYGSVSTRDIAEALTAAGFSVERRQIVLNHPIKTIGLHDVPVTLHPEVEVTVRANVARSPEEAERQSRGEDLSIVRDDEDEDEYAEEAAAESGDEAEAEAEEA; encoded by the coding sequence ATGGAAGTCATCCTGCTTGAGCGGGTCGCCAAGCTCGGCCAGATGGGCGAAGTCGTCCGCGTGCGCGACGGCTATGCCCGCAATTTCCTGCTGCCCTCGGGCAAGGCGCTGCGCGCCACCAAGGACAACAAGAGCCGCTTCGATTCGATGAAGGCGCAGCTCGAAGCCCGCAACCTCGAACTCAAGTCCGAGGCGGCGAAGGTCGGCGAGAGCATGAAGGGTACCGAAGTGGTGCTGGTCCGTCAGGCCGGCGAGACCGGTCATCTCTATGGCTCGGTGTCGACCCGCGACATCGCCGAGGCGCTCACCGCCGCCGGCTTCTCCGTCGAGCGCCGCCAGATCGTCCTCAATCACCCGATCAAGACCATCGGCCTACATGACGTGCCGGTCACGCTGCACCCCGAAGTCGAGGTGACGGTGCGCGCCAATGTCGCCCGCAGCCCCGAGGAAGCCGAGCGCCAGTCGCGCGGCGAGGATCTCAGCATCGTGCGCGATGACGAGGACGAGGACGAGTACGCGGAAGAGGCCGCTGCCGAGTCCGGCGACGAGGCCGAGGCCGAGGCTGAAGAGGCCTG